The proteins below come from a single Panulirus ornatus isolate Po-2019 chromosome 50, ASM3632096v1, whole genome shotgun sequence genomic window:
- the LOC139764592 gene encoding rhodanese domain-containing protein CG4456-like isoform X2, giving the protein MSDVIEFDELSANLKNYVVVDVRNPDEVERHGQIPGSHCLPAREVEEALDLDDQSFKDKYGFPKPSPDQTLVTHCMKGGRARRAGDALAAKGYCVKVYAGSFEDWSAKGGKIDPGKPSVSEN; this is encoded by the exons ATGTCAG ACGTTATCGAGTTTGATGAGCTGTCGGCCAACCTGAAGAATtatgttgtggtggatgtgaggaATCCCGATGAGGTGGAGAGACACGGGCAAATCCCTGGCTCCCACTGTCTCCCAG CCAGAGAAGTGGAGGAGGCTCTGGACTTAGATGACCAGAGCTTCAAAGACAAGTATGGATTTCCCAAGCCCTCGCCGGACCAGACCCTTGTCACACACTGCATGAAAGGTGGACGAGCTCGGAGGGCTGGAGATGCGCTCGCTGCCAAGGGGTACTGTGTCAA GGTGTACGCTGGTTCATTCGAAGACTGGAGTGCCAAGGGAGGGAAGATAGACCCTGGGAAGCCCTCCGTGTCGGAAAACTGA
- the LOC139764592 gene encoding rhodanese domain-containing protein CG4456-like isoform X1 translates to MTFIQDDKQVTLHGPDVSLCTDVIEFDELSANLKNYVVVDVRNPDEVERHGQIPGSHCLPAREVEEALDLDDQSFKDKYGFPKPSPDQTLVTHCMKGGRARRAGDALAAKGYCVKVYAGSFEDWSAKGGKIDPGKPSVSEN, encoded by the exons ATGACCTTTATACAAGATGACAAGCAGGTTACGTTGCATGGACCTGATGTCTCGTTATGTACAG ACGTTATCGAGTTTGATGAGCTGTCGGCCAACCTGAAGAATtatgttgtggtggatgtgaggaATCCCGATGAGGTGGAGAGACACGGGCAAATCCCTGGCTCCCACTGTCTCCCAG CCAGAGAAGTGGAGGAGGCTCTGGACTTAGATGACCAGAGCTTCAAAGACAAGTATGGATTTCCCAAGCCCTCGCCGGACCAGACCCTTGTCACACACTGCATGAAAGGTGGACGAGCTCGGAGGGCTGGAGATGCGCTCGCTGCCAAGGGGTACTGTGTCAA GGTGTACGCTGGTTCATTCGAAGACTGGAGTGCCAAGGGAGGGAAGATAGACCCTGGGAAGCCCTCCGTGTCGGAAAACTGA